Genomic DNA from Caldicellulosiruptor hydrothermalis 108:
TGAAATATTGCCATGTAAAAGGAAAACTCAAAGGCAGCAAAATATGTGCATCTTTTGTGAAAAAGAACAAGGCTTTGAAGATACCTACACAAGAGCATTTTCCCACTTTTTTGCTACCCAGCCTCAATTTAAATCTGCATTTGCTGAAAGAGGCTTTATGTGTCAAAGGCACCTAAATCAAGTTTTGGAGAAGACAGCTTCTGTATCTGTGCAAAAGGAGCTTTTGTCAGTTATGGGGGCTAAGATAGTTTACTTAATAGCCCCAGCACATAACATTTTTG
This window encodes:
- a CDS encoding DUF6062 family protein; amino-acid sequence: MYFEMIENFKEDKCIVCHLKNKAMDKFFDDFLYESVNDYNLRDKIRKGGICPKHARKLESLGDVLAHAIIYSDLLSNSRNRDSTEILPCKRKTQRQQNMCIFCEKEQGFEDTYTRAFSHFFATQPQFKSAFAERGFMCQRHLNQVLEKTASVSVQKELLSVMGAKIVYLIAPAHNIFDFMYV